The stretch of DNA TGTTATTATGTGCCAAACCTCCCCACGTACCCTCCCTTCCTGGCAAATGATCCTTTATCAAATCCCACATATTATCTGTTATATCATGCCTATGTAGCCCTAAATCCATTTTTACTCCTGATTTATCTTTTCTTTCATATTATACCACAAATCTCATGACGACACTATCTAAGTTTGCCAAGCTATTTAAATCCGGGACAAATTTAGTATGTATACGAATCTCATGTCCATTTTCTTTTGCCAATTTTTTAAAATTTCCCATACGTTCTTCAACGCCAGTATAAATATCGGCACAATCAAAAGTATTAAGCCCTGCATTTACATACCTTAGCAACAAATTGTCATCATATTTTTTAGGGTTTTTTCCATGTTCTAATGATAACTGCCAACATCCATTAATAATCTTAGGCACTTTGTGAACAAGTTCTACTTTTGTGACTTCATGATGCATAAAAGTACGTTTCTTTGGTAACCTAACTATTTTGAACAACCCTCCACAATGTGGGTCTGGACACGCAACATAATGATCTGTGCTCATCCAATCATATTCCTCTGTTTCACGTTGTTTAGCTGGTAATATTGGTATCAATGCTGCTAAGCTATATATCGGAAACGTTATTCCCTCTGGAAAAATTATATTCTCTCCAGAAAGAATAAAGTAACTTCCTTTTGGATGATTGCAAACCATAGGCTTGCCTTTTTGCTGATGTACTTCGATCTTAAGATCATATAATTGAAAAGATTTAACCATTATCACGTATACCAATAGTAGAAACAAACCCTAAAGTTGCAAACACTGCAATTAAACCAGTTGTTCCATATATGCTAAAATTATTATAGAAAAAATCATTGAGTATTGGCATAAATGCAGCAGTAATAGATACTCCTATGCCATAGCTAAATGATACATGCGTATTACGTACATTGATTGTAAAAAAACTACATATCATTTTCGGTGTGGGCATACAGAATATAATATGAGTTAATGTGACCAGCAGCTGTGCAATCATAAAGATTTTTATATTTTCACTATGATAGCCGAAAATTAGTGCCGGAATACCTATGCAAATTGTAGCTATGGAGCCAGTACGCATTATTCTAACGATAGGTATAGAATAACGATCACTTATGATACCTACAATAGGTAGGAATATTACCCACACAAGATGTAATACTAAATTAATAAAAAATACTGTTTGCATATCAATCGCGAACTTTTGTATTATAATTTTATTACAGTAGATCATAATGGTGAAGAATATAAATATCAAACATGAACTCGCAGCTATTACATTTAAATAACTGCATACCGTAGAATTACTACTATTATATTTACTAAAA from Candidatus Bandiella woodruffii encodes:
- a CDS encoding TIGR04076 family protein, which produces MVKSFQLYDLKIEVHQQKGKPMVCNHPKGSYFILSGENIIFPEGITFPIYSLAALIPILPAKQRETEEYDWMSTDHYVACPDPHCGGLFKIVRLPKKRTFMHHEVTKVELVHKVPKIINGCWQLSLEHGKNPKKYDDNLLLRYVNAGLNTFDCADIYTGVEERMGNFKKLAKENGHEIRIHTKFVPDLNSLANLDSVVMRFVV